In a single window of the Nycticebus coucang isolate mNycCou1 chromosome 13, mNycCou1.pri, whole genome shotgun sequence genome:
- the LOC128563955 gene encoding cytochrome P450 7A1, whose protein sequence is MMTVSLIWGIVLAVCCCLWLVLGIRRRRKGEPPLENGWIPYLGCALRFGANPLEFLRANQRRHGHVFTCRLMGKYVHFVTNPLSYHKVLCHGKYFDWKKFHFTTSAKAFGHRSIDPSDGNTSENINDTFVKTLQGHALNSLTETMMENLQRTMRPPALPKSEAAAWATEGMYSFCYRVMFEAGYLTLFGRDLTRQDSRAHMLNNLDNFKQFDKVFPALVAGLPIHLFQVAHRAREQLAHGLKHQHLQQRHRVSELVSLRMRLNDTLSTFDDLEKAKTHLAVLWASQANTIPATFWSLFQMIRNPEAMKAATEEVNRTLENAGQKISLDGKPICLNQMQLNDLPVLDSIIKESLRLSSASLNIRTAKEDFTLSIEDGSYNIRKDDIIALYPQLMHLDPEIYPDPLTFKYDRYLDENGKTKTTFYSNGLKLKYYYMPFGSGATICPGRLFAVHEIKQFLILMLSYFELEFVESHVKCPPLDQSRAGLGILPPLNDIEFKYKFKHL, encoded by the exons ATGATGACCGTGTCTCTGATCTGGGGGATTGTTTTGGCAGTGTGCTGTTGTTTATGGCTGGTTCTTGGAATAAGAAGAAG GCGAAAGGGTGAACCACCTCTAGAAAATGGGTGGATTCCGTACCTGGGCTGTGCTCTGCGATTTGGTGCCAATCCTCTTGAGTTCCTCAGAGCAAATCAAAGAAGACATGGTCATGTTTTTACCTGCAGACTAATGGGAAAATACGTCCACTTCGTCACAAATCCCTTGTCATACCATAAGGTGTTGTGCCATGGAAAATACTTCGATTGGAAAAAATTTCATTTCACTACTTCTGCGAAG GCGTTCGGGCACAGAAGCATTGATCCCAGCGATGGTAATACCAGTGAGAACATAAACGACACTTTTGTCAAAACCCTGCAAGGCCATGCCCTGAATTCCCTCACAGAAACCATGATGGAAAACCTCCAACGTACGATGAGGCCTCCAGCCCTCCCTAAGTCAGAGGCCGCGGCCTGGGCCACAGAAGGGATGTATTCCTTCTGCTACCGAGTGATGTTTGAAGCCGGGTATTTGACGCTCTTCGGCCGAGATCTTACAAGGCAAGACTCCAGAGCACACATGCTAAATAATCTGGACAATTTCAAGCAATTTGACAAAGTGTTTCCGGCCCTGGTGGCTGGCCTCCCCATTCACTTGTTCCAGGTGGCGCACAGGGCCCGGGAGCAGCTGGCCCACGGCCTGAAGCATCAGCACCTGCAGCAGCGCCACCGCGTCTCGGAGCTGGTCAGCCTGCGCATGCGCCTGAACGACACCCTGTCCACCTTCGACGACCTGGAGAAGGCCAAGACGCACCTGGCCGTCCTCTGGGCGTCGCAAGCGAACACCATTCCGGCGACTTTCTGGAGCTTATTTCAGATGATTAG GAACCCTGAAGCAATGAAAGCAGCTACTGAAGAAGTGAACAGAACCTTAGAGAATGCTGGTCAAAAAATCAGCCTTGACGGCAAGCCTATTTGTTTGAATCAAATGCAACTGAATGACCTGCCAGTACTAG atagTATCATCAAGGAATCTCTGAGGCTTTCCAGTGCCTCCTTGAACATCCGGACAGCTAAGGAGGATTTCACTTTGAGCATTGAGGATGGTTCCTATAACATTCGAAAAGATGACATCATAGCTCTTTATCCGCAATTGATGCACTTAGATCCTGAAATCTATCCAGATCCTTTG ACTTTTAAATATGACCGATATCTTGATGAAAATGGGAAGACAAAAACTACCTTCTATAGTAATGGACTCAAGTTAAAGTATTACTATATGCCCTTTGGATCAGGAGCTACAATATGTCCTGGAAGATTATTTGCTGTCCATGAAATCAAGCAATTTTTGATTCTAATGCTTTCCTATTTTGAACTGGAGTTTGTGGAGAGCCACGTTAAATGTCCTCCTCTGGACCAGTCTCGTGCAGGGTTGGGCATTTTACCGCCCTTAAATGATATAGAgtttaaatataaattcaaacATTTATGA